In the Variovorax sp. S12S4 genome, one interval contains:
- a CDS encoding DUF2946 family protein, protein MHLLRNHPRFLGLVGRWVLLWFVLSLGVAVASPIVHPQAVELVCSSVGSVKVVVHTEDGVQEMGASHMDCPLCVLTGAPPPSADPAGFDLPLPLGRVVQSIPAARLAAATAAPLPARGPPTFS, encoded by the coding sequence ATGCACCTGCTGCGAAACCACCCCCGCTTCCTTGGCCTCGTCGGCCGATGGGTGCTGCTGTGGTTTGTGCTTTCGCTCGGCGTGGCGGTGGCGTCGCCCATCGTGCACCCACAGGCCGTGGAACTGGTGTGCTCGAGCGTCGGCTCGGTCAAGGTGGTGGTCCACACCGAAGACGGCGTGCAGGAAATGGGCGCCTCGCACATGGACTGCCCGCTGTGCGTGCTCACCGGCGCACCGCCTCCTTCGGCGGACCCCGCCGGTTTCGATCTTCCCTTGCCGCTGGGCCGCGTGGTCCAGTCCATTCCCGCCGCGCGCCTTGCCGCGGCCACCGCCGCGCCATTGCCGGCGCGCGGGCCGCCCACCTTCTCCTGA
- a CDS encoding TraB/GumN family protein: MRILRTLFAPGRNFDLKAPARQWFLARLPRLVLAGACSLLAVAAHAACPPSAIASLGKPGSAVGQWNAVDRGLLWRADRDGRTSWLYGTIHLGRAEWVRPGPTVQKALEQSDALALELDARDPATMRAMTQPADPALVARLLSGQRAQRLARQNEAACVPPGTMSELQPILQVTALAGLVARADGLYPEFGVDETLAVSARNNSKPVFALESAASQLKMLTGDSEAEEAEQIDAALDELESGQLRTQMKELAEVWARGDADKLGRYPEWCNCINTPAERRLMKRLLDDRNPGLADGIERMHAGGRRVFAAVGALHMVGPQGLPALLAARGFTVAAVPLSAQPPLAVPAAPAVTPPKAEGRNARGARNARNTRDARGARGSQTAKSSSAKSSSSAKGSKPSAKPAQRVPATKTKQRR; this comes from the coding sequence TTGCGGATACTCCGGACCCTCTTTGCGCCCGGGCGCAATTTCGACTTGAAGGCGCCCGCGCGCCAGTGGTTTCTTGCCCGCCTGCCGCGCCTTGTGCTGGCGGGTGCCTGTTCCCTTCTCGCGGTGGCGGCGCATGCCGCCTGCCCGCCTTCGGCCATTGCCAGCCTCGGCAAGCCGGGCTCTGCGGTCGGCCAATGGAATGCGGTCGACCGGGGCCTGCTGTGGCGCGCCGACCGGGACGGGCGTACCTCCTGGCTCTACGGAACCATTCATCTCGGCCGAGCCGAGTGGGTGCGGCCGGGCCCCACCGTGCAAAAGGCGCTGGAGCAAAGCGACGCGCTCGCGCTGGAACTCGACGCGCGCGATCCGGCGACCATGCGCGCCATGACGCAGCCGGCGGATCCGGCCCTGGTGGCGCGGCTGCTGAGCGGCCAGCGTGCGCAGCGGCTGGCGCGCCAGAATGAAGCCGCCTGCGTGCCGCCCGGAACCATGTCAGAGCTGCAGCCCATCCTGCAGGTCACTGCGCTGGCGGGCCTGGTGGCGCGTGCCGATGGCCTGTACCCGGAATTCGGCGTCGACGAAACGCTGGCCGTCTCGGCGCGGAACAACAGCAAGCCGGTGTTCGCGCTGGAAAGCGCGGCCTCGCAATTGAAGATGCTCACGGGAGATTCCGAAGCCGAAGAGGCGGAACAGATCGATGCTGCGCTGGACGAACTGGAGTCGGGCCAGTTGCGCACGCAGATGAAGGAGCTGGCCGAGGTCTGGGCCCGTGGCGATGCGGACAAGCTGGGCCGTTATCCCGAGTGGTGCAACTGCATCAACACGCCGGCCGAACGGCGGCTGATGAAGCGCCTGCTCGACGACCGCAATCCGGGGCTCGCGGACGGCATCGAGCGCATGCACGCGGGCGGGCGGCGCGTGTTTGCGGCCGTGGGTGCGCTGCACATGGTGGGCCCGCAAGGGTTGCCTGCGCTGCTGGCGGCCCGGGGGTTCACGGTTGCCGCGGTGCCGCTGTCCGCGCAGCCGCCGCTCGCGGTGCCGGCAGCACCGGCTGTGACACCGCCCAAGGCGGAGGGCCGGAATGCAAGGGGCGCTCGCAATGCCCGCAATACCCGTGACGCCCGCGGTGCGCGCGGCAGCCAGACTGCCAAGAGCAGTAGCGCAAAGAGCAGCAGCAGTGCCAAGGGTTCCAAGCCCAGCGCCAAGCCCGCGCAACGCGTGCCGGCCACGAAGACCAAACAGCGCCGATAA
- a CDS encoding VOC family protein, whose product MQSIFHLAFHVRDLDAARRFYGNVLGCAEGRSTDTWVDFDFFGHQISLHLGEPFATTRTGRVGNAMVPMPHFGIVLELPDWQALAERLKAANTDFVLEPQVRFEGQPGEQWTMFFCDPFGNPIEVKGFRSLAALYDK is encoded by the coding sequence ATGCAGAGCATCTTCCATCTTGCCTTTCACGTTCGCGACCTCGACGCGGCCCGCCGCTTCTACGGAAATGTCCTCGGCTGTGCCGAAGGCCGCAGCACCGACACCTGGGTCGACTTCGACTTTTTCGGCCACCAGATCTCCCTGCATCTTGGCGAACCCTTCGCCACCACGCGCACCGGCCGGGTCGGCAACGCCATGGTGCCCATGCCGCACTTCGGCATCGTGCTCGAATTGCCCGACTGGCAGGCGCTTGCAGAACGGCTCAAAGCCGCCAACACCGACTTTGTGCTGGAACCCCAGGTGCGTTTCGAGGGGCAGCCGGGCGAGCAATGGACCATGTTTTTCTGCGATCCCTTCGGCAACCCGATCGAGGTCAAGGGATTCCGTTCGCTCGCCGCGCTGTACGACAAATGA